One window of the Leptospira ryugenii genome contains the following:
- a CDS encoding metal ABC transporter substrate-binding protein, with amino-acid sequence MFSRFLAIFFFALPFFSFALEAKVKLVATTTDIKYLAEQVAGDKAEVYGMIRGTDDPHFVMTRPDFLVKLNEADILCVVGLDLEVGWVPYLQQQSRNIKIQKGQPGYCDTSFGVKILGEPAVTLDRSMGDMHIYGNPHYWSDPMNAIQMALNIKSALTRVDPVNADFYEANFSDLKKRLFLLTKEELKKMEPYFGLKVAVFHDQFIYLASRFKFLANLTVEERPGVPPSVRYMDQVISYMNTENIKIILLGPYHNPKYAEYVSSKVPGSVVLVVPVSVGGTSEANSYEEVLKITLKMIREAKDNLK; translated from the coding sequence ATGTTCAGTCGTTTTTTGGCAATTTTTTTCTTTGCGCTTCCATTCTTCTCCTTTGCTTTAGAAGCCAAGGTTAAATTGGTTGCAACAACGACAGATATAAAATACCTCGCCGAGCAGGTGGCAGGCGATAAAGCCGAAGTCTACGGGATGATTCGGGGTACGGACGACCCACACTTTGTAATGACACGTCCGGATTTTCTAGTGAAATTAAACGAAGCCGATATATTATGTGTTGTTGGCCTAGATTTAGAAGTTGGTTGGGTACCATATCTACAGCAGCAATCGAGAAATATTAAAATACAAAAAGGTCAGCCAGGATATTGTGACACATCATTTGGTGTAAAAATCTTAGGGGAGCCTGCGGTGACTTTAGATCGATCAATGGGGGATATGCATATTTATGGCAATCCTCATTATTGGAGCGATCCAATGAATGCGATACAAATGGCCTTAAATATTAAAAGTGCGCTTACGAGAGTTGATCCTGTTAATGCCGATTTTTATGAAGCAAACTTTAGTGATTTAAAGAAGAGGCTTTTTTTACTCACAAAAGAAGAACTAAAGAAGATGGAACCATACTTTGGATTGAAGGTTGCTGTTTTTCATGACCAGTTTATATATCTAGCGTCGAGATTCAAATTTCTAGCGAATCTTACTGTAGAAGAGAGACCAGGCGTACCACCATCAGTTCGTTATATGGACCAAGTCATATCGTATATGAATACAGAAAATATAAAAATTATTCTCTTAGGTCCATACCATAATCCAAAGTATGCAGAATACGTTTCATCGAAAGTTCCAGGAAGTGTTGTATTAGTAGTACCTGTGTCCGTTGGGGGAACATCGGAGGCAAATTCTTATGAAGAGGTGCTGAAGATTACCCTAAAGATGATCAGGGAAGCAAAAGATAATTTGAAATGA
- the tmk gene encoding dTMP kinase has translation MSGNFFVFEGIDGSGKTTLSKQITDRLKDLHGLKVHWHREPTDGTFGKQIRQFLAGKIQLKVQEQMDLFIKDREESVRSVILPILERNEILIQDRYYYSTAAYQASEALSANEIIQINEKHGFPKPKLVIFLDLSPEDAKERRKSRGHESEYFDEDRKQNMIYKNYMDVLPANTIFIDGSLSLEELTQIVETTILESIRA, from the coding sequence GTGTCTGGTAACTTTTTTGTATTCGAAGGAATTGATGGCTCAGGAAAGACCACCCTTTCCAAACAAATCACAGATCGTTTGAAAGACTTGCATGGGCTAAAGGTACATTGGCATAGGGAGCCAACAGACGGCACATTTGGGAAACAAATTAGACAATTTTTAGCAGGAAAGATCCAATTGAAAGTACAAGAACAAATGGATCTTTTTATAAAAGACAGAGAGGAATCAGTCCGATCCGTGATTCTGCCCATATTAGAAAGAAATGAAATCTTAATACAAGATAGGTACTATTATTCAACTGCTGCCTACCAAGCATCGGAAGCTTTATCAGCAAACGAAATCATCCAAATCAATGAGAAACATGGTTTTCCAAAACCAAAATTGGTCATCTTTCTTGACCTTAGCCCAGAAGATGCTAAGGAAAGGAGAAAGAGCCGAGGCCATGAAAGTGAGTATTTTGATGAAGACCGAAAGCAAAATATGATCTACAAAAATTATATGGATGTTCTCCCAGCTAACACCATCTTTATTGATGGCAGCTTAAGTTTGGAGGAGCTTACTCAAATTGTTGAAACAACAATATTGGAATCAATTAGGGCTTGA
- a CDS encoding DUF1577 domain-containing protein encodes METIERSKRSLDVFSDKEKKLHVLTKFLLNQELNIKDSVPAGDVCTLKKVSGDGSKVQVSTRPTTTLNPGQKLILYKILGRYLHLECTVESEKGDSQYVLLVDKIAIAKKDRDAQRIYLQPGQAWITNIVSSKAKIETDMFHVPTAVKVNFQDYENKLRNKCDFIKINTFTNDDDEKIRTIKKTKKLLLISDAQNPASYNSAPNEDFILFSEEVDSEISKEINQFRNQKIISEMIIPVLYLNDDDESIPIGYIQMQSKTEHFDLLKAIETKTIAFEMVDRIRNSNLIKSDGKYPVLDISEGGLKVKIDHPDLILSIPKLNGFQFDIFFKMQAPLTAYANIKSITKDEEGHLTVGLALAGHSSRIGEKKRFLENVEAMRKLSSKS; translated from the coding sequence ATGGAAACAATAGAACGCTCCAAAAGATCTCTGGATGTATTCTCTGATAAGGAGAAAAAACTCCATGTTCTGACGAAATTTCTACTGAACCAAGAATTGAATATAAAAGACTCAGTACCTGCTGGGGATGTTTGTACCTTAAAAAAAGTCTCCGGAGATGGAAGTAAAGTCCAAGTCTCCACGCGCCCCACTACCACTCTGAACCCGGGCCAAAAGCTCATTCTTTACAAAATTTTGGGAAGGTACCTTCACTTAGAATGCACAGTTGAATCTGAGAAAGGTGACTCTCAGTATGTCCTTCTCGTTGATAAAATCGCAATCGCCAAAAAAGACCGCGATGCACAAAGGATTTACCTACAACCAGGTCAGGCTTGGATTACCAACATCGTTTCTTCAAAAGCAAAAATTGAGACAGATATGTTCCATGTACCCACTGCCGTGAAGGTCAATTTCCAAGACTATGAAAATAAATTGCGAAATAAATGTGACTTTATCAAAATCAATACCTTCACCAATGATGATGATGAAAAAATTCGAACGATAAAAAAGACAAAGAAATTACTTCTCATCTCCGACGCACAAAATCCAGCGTCCTACAACTCAGCACCAAACGAAGATTTCATCCTTTTTTCAGAGGAAGTAGATTCTGAGATCAGCAAAGAAATCAATCAATTCCGAAACCAAAAGATCATCTCTGAAATGATCATTCCTGTCCTTTATCTAAATGATGATGATGAATCCATTCCGATTGGTTATATCCAAATGCAAAGTAAGACAGAACATTTTGATCTATTGAAAGCCATAGAGACAAAAACGATTGCCTTTGAAATGGTAGATAGAATTCGAAACTCAAATTTAATCAAGTCTGATGGAAAGTACCCAGTCCTGGATATCTCAGAAGGTGGTTTGAAAGTGAAAATTGACCACCCAGATCTGATCCTTAGCATTCCAAAATTGAATGGATTTCAATTTGATATTTTCTTCAAGATGCAGGCTCCTCTCACAGCCTATGCAAATATCAAATCCATAACAAAAGATGAGGAAGGTCATTTGACTGTGGGGCTAGCCCTGGCAGGTCACTCATCCCGCATCGGAGAGAAGAAACGATTTTTAGAAAACGTAGAAGCGATGAGGAAACTTTCCTCAAAATCTTAA
- a CDS encoding metal ABC transporter ATP-binding protein, producing the protein MSAGINLLFAENLTVGYRPGFPIVSEVMLKIEAGATYALLGGNGVGKSTIFKTLTGLIPPLDGRIVKRESLAISYVPQSKKMRIDYPISVEDVLLMGRNLGLSFFPKRKFMPSEIDLLEQTQVAPILKKHIAECSGGQLQKVLILRSLFTSAHLLFLDEPMDSLDHSSRELFQKILAEDRIQNKRAIFVITHNKENDWNSPFDEILEIDEGKLYHVSQGELPPNCHHHE; encoded by the coding sequence ATGAGCGCTGGAATTAACCTTCTTTTTGCTGAAAATCTCACTGTAGGATATCGACCTGGTTTTCCAATTGTATCTGAAGTAATGTTGAAAATTGAAGCTGGAGCCACCTATGCTCTGCTTGGTGGAAATGGAGTTGGTAAGTCTACCATTTTTAAGACATTGACAGGCCTTATACCTCCTCTTGATGGGAGGATTGTGAAAAGAGAGAGTTTGGCTATCTCCTATGTTCCTCAGTCAAAAAAAATGCGAATCGATTATCCCATTTCTGTAGAGGATGTTTTGCTTATGGGAAGAAACCTTGGTCTCAGTTTTTTCCCAAAGCGAAAATTTATGCCTTCTGAGATAGATTTGTTAGAACAGACTCAAGTAGCCCCGATATTAAAAAAACATATTGCGGAATGCAGTGGGGGACAGTTGCAAAAGGTCTTAATCTTGCGTAGTCTTTTCACCTCTGCTCATCTTCTTTTTCTAGATGAACCGATGGATTCATTGGATCATTCCTCAAGAGAATTATTCCAAAAAATACTTGCAGAAGATCGAATTCAGAATAAAAGAGCAATTTTTGTTATAACACATAACAAAGAAAACGATTGGAATTCGCCATTTGATGAAATATTAGAAATCGATGAGGGAAAGTTGTATCACGTCAGTCAAGGTGAACTACCCCCAAATTGTCATCACCATGAATGA
- a CDS encoding B12-binding domain-containing radical SAM protein: MANLQLLQLPVPPPSYYAATGNVPLAAASLASSLEVSGLSKEIQAETILPEFTDRMGDQELVDYILSKDPDFLGLSLYLWNTERSLHLAKELKKRNADLKILIGGPEVNEDNPFVLSHTSFDLAVRGESEHHFGYVMEALLGKREFSSLSDVAYRTLDGGLSPFLTSRAADFPLAQFPSPYLTGHLAVEGNRSTYLETVRGCKSQCTYCFYPKSSQNLRTLDIDETKKLIIGLKDKGARELVFLDPTFNHRPGFEAFLDSIAEVNSDGQMNFFAELRSEGVSPKLAKKLAKAGFNRIELGMQSINPETLKRVKRYGDPNKVAEVAKMLVGEGIELLLDLIVGLPGDKPEDVERGLHFFVSHGLEEWVQVFPLSVLPGTAMRRDAQKEGITFIPYPPYRVVKTHTFSEEDIILTMERAEEILDRRVDEYPRPYLCLSEETKEPTYVPLDEMKPSEAMVLARRPGERHQAVWFATKHWERHIETILQFLSTRIELDPYCTLDVILYTEVELASHYFQRIKQVLDGMSPNFLTRALAHRGENLQRRLLCIAKPGLRMQKPWINAMLDHSDVRLFLEADFHSMPKDLSQIGINLPSLWLTDRQLGTEQWQYLKTNIDPEGICFKETVWEKRWSLEVLGYGEV; the protein is encoded by the coding sequence GTGGCCAATCTCCAATTATTGCAATTACCTGTTCCACCTCCATCGTATTATGCGGCAACGGGAAACGTACCATTGGCTGCGGCAAGCCTTGCTTCCTCTTTGGAAGTCAGCGGACTATCAAAAGAAATCCAAGCTGAAACGATCTTGCCTGAGTTCACTGACCGGATGGGAGACCAGGAGCTTGTGGATTACATTCTCTCTAAGGACCCTGACTTTTTAGGTCTTTCGCTTTACCTTTGGAATACTGAGAGAAGCCTCCATTTAGCAAAGGAGTTAAAAAAAAGGAATGCGGACCTAAAGATTCTGATTGGTGGACCTGAAGTAAACGAAGACAATCCTTTTGTTCTTTCTCATACTTCCTTTGATTTGGCCGTAAGAGGGGAATCGGAGCATCATTTTGGTTATGTAATGGAAGCTTTATTGGGGAAAAGAGAATTTTCCTCTTTATCAGACGTAGCCTATCGGACATTAGATGGAGGTTTAAGTCCTTTTCTTACTAGTAGGGCTGCTGACTTTCCACTGGCACAGTTCCCATCTCCTTACCTGACCGGTCACTTAGCAGTAGAAGGCAATCGATCTACCTATTTGGAAACTGTTAGAGGATGCAAATCACAGTGTACGTATTGTTTCTATCCGAAATCATCTCAAAATTTGCGAACTCTTGACATAGATGAAACAAAGAAATTGATCATAGGTTTAAAAGACAAAGGTGCGAGGGAGTTAGTCTTTCTTGACCCAACCTTCAACCATAGGCCTGGATTTGAAGCATTTTTAGATTCGATTGCGGAAGTTAATTCCGATGGACAAATGAATTTTTTTGCTGAGCTTCGATCAGAGGGTGTGAGTCCGAAACTTGCCAAAAAATTAGCCAAGGCAGGTTTCAATCGGATCGAATTGGGGATGCAGTCGATCAATCCTGAGACATTGAAACGAGTGAAGCGATATGGCGATCCCAATAAAGTTGCCGAAGTGGCAAAGATGTTAGTTGGTGAAGGCATTGAGCTGTTGTTAGATTTGATAGTGGGACTTCCTGGAGACAAACCTGAGGATGTCGAGAGGGGATTGCATTTTTTTGTCTCTCATGGTCTAGAGGAGTGGGTGCAAGTGTTTCCACTTTCTGTACTACCGGGAACTGCCATGCGGCGAGATGCACAAAAAGAAGGGATTACCTTCATTCCGTATCCTCCTTACCGTGTTGTGAAAACCCATACCTTTTCCGAAGAAGATATCATCCTTACTATGGAAAGAGCGGAAGAAATATTGGACCGTAGGGTAGATGAATACCCGAGGCCATACTTATGTTTAAGTGAAGAAACAAAAGAACCTACTTACGTTCCCTTAGATGAAATGAAACCTTCAGAAGCTATGGTCCTAGCAAGAAGACCAGGTGAGAGGCACCAGGCAGTATGGTTTGCCACAAAACATTGGGAACGACATATAGAGACCATCCTGCAATTCCTAAGCACAAGGATAGAATTGGATCCGTATTGCACCTTAGATGTGATCCTCTATACCGAAGTCGAGTTAGCTTCCCATTACTTTCAAAGAATAAAACAAGTATTAGATGGAATGAGCCCCAATTTTTTGACTAGAGCCTTGGCACACCGCGGTGAAAACCTCCAGAGGCGATTGCTCTGCATTGCAAAACCAGGATTACGTATGCAAAAACCTTGGATCAATGCAATGTTGGACCATAGTGATGTGAGACTATTTTTAGAAGCAGACTTTCACTCAATGCCAAAAGACTTGAGCCAAATCGGTATCAATCTTCCTTCCCTTTGGCTCACTGACCGGCAATTGGGAACCGAGCAGTGGCAGTATCTAAAAACAAACATTGACCCTGAAGGGATCTGTTTCAAAGAAACAGTATGGGAAAAACGCTGGTCTTTGGAAGTGTTAGGCTACGGAGAGGTTTAA
- a CDS encoding EAL domain-containing protein gives MILEEQRPSQVAEWERWLGTGTLVPVFQPILSSESTAIFGYEVLGRIETNRGLESLGSFFLAVDESRGSKQDFVRTSELFRIKKKIDREIRYQALLKFKEEAPPETCLFINISPHLMYDLLHSFPTKLPFTIQKVRELGIDPSRIVIEITEERFEHNLEILKPILNLYRKEGFRIAVDDAGSEASNLDRIGLFHPEIIKVDLQMLRRSTFSRNFKEILLNLSKLGESLGSSLLFEGIETKDELYNSLNYGARYIQGYHFSKPEREFSKRFQYRQEMSHALEYFHKRKNEEMETQIQWEMKWKEKLSQVSLGFTCIDGVWECDLSNQEAISKDSDFFRMYITNPFGFQVSPNYIHDHKKGLIADYSYLGKNWSWRPYFFEHIHKSRTSKDAWAISPIYHDISENVMLRTFSRDFGENLILFIDIILSREGKFLPS, from the coding sequence ATGATTTTAGAAGAACAAAGGCCAAGCCAGGTGGCGGAATGGGAAAGGTGGTTGGGGACGGGGACTTTAGTGCCTGTATTTCAGCCCATCCTATCCTCAGAGTCCACGGCCATTTTTGGCTATGAGGTCTTGGGTAGAATCGAAACTAACCGAGGCCTTGAAAGCCTGGGCTCCTTTTTCCTCGCAGTGGATGAATCCAGAGGAAGTAAACAAGACTTTGTGAGGACAAGTGAGCTCTTTCGCATCAAAAAGAAAATAGATCGAGAGATTCGGTACCAGGCTTTACTCAAATTTAAAGAAGAAGCACCGCCTGAGACCTGTTTGTTTATTAATATCTCCCCTCATTTGATGTATGATTTATTGCATAGTTTTCCCACAAAACTTCCCTTCACCATACAAAAGGTGCGAGAGTTAGGAATAGATCCGAGTCGGATTGTCATTGAAATCACAGAAGAAAGGTTTGAGCATAATCTAGAAATCCTAAAACCGATTTTAAACTTATATCGAAAGGAAGGATTTCGCATAGCAGTTGACGATGCTGGATCTGAGGCCTCGAATTTGGATAGGATTGGACTATTCCATCCTGAGATTATTAAAGTCGATTTACAAATGTTACGCCGATCTACCTTCTCAAGGAATTTTAAAGAAATATTACTCAACTTATCAAAGTTAGGTGAATCACTCGGTAGTAGTCTTTTATTTGAAGGGATTGAAACAAAAGATGAACTTTACAATTCTTTAAATTATGGTGCTAGGTACATCCAAGGATATCATTTTTCAAAACCAGAGAGAGAGTTTTCCAAACGGTTTCAATATCGACAAGAGATGAGCCATGCATTGGAATACTTTCATAAACGAAAGAACGAAGAAATGGAAACCCAAATCCAATGGGAAATGAAATGGAAAGAAAAATTATCCCAAGTATCCTTGGGGTTTACCTGTATCGATGGTGTTTGGGAGTGTGATTTATCAAACCAGGAAGCGATATCAAAGGACTCCGATTTCTTCCGTATGTACATCACCAATCCTTTTGGTTTTCAGGTCTCACCCAATTACATTCATGACCACAAAAAAGGGCTTATTGCCGATTATTCTTATTTGGGTAAAAACTGGTCCTGGCGGCCCTATTTTTTTGAACACATACATAAATCGCGCACGAGTAAGGATGCCTGGGCTATATCGCCAATTTACCATGATATATCAGAAAATGTGATGTTACGGACATTTTCTAGAGATTTTGGAGAAAATTTGATCCTCTTCATAGATATCATTCTATCTCGTGAGGGAAAGTTTTTGCCATCCTAG
- a CDS encoding metal ABC transporter permease encodes MNYPQIVITMNEIFHIISLFYPQIIIGCVLGVFLSILGILLVLRNLTFFGLTLSQAVSFSVALSLFLDWQSDFAPMVFSCILILPIIWAKNLTSLKEDVVLGILFVLFSSFSQILLSLGGNVQNHLLASFFGDILTSQVKLSSWNFLTVCLAFFLYLSFFRRFLFISFDRDHYQIQVGNPLSYDIFFYFILTLAITVTVNLLGSFYSIAHLLIPMFTFYAFSRSLKVLALLSAGFSFLSTLIGFSLSLTGIQVNGTEVYFPTSSLIILFMGTTSFLILLFRRIFLPT; translated from the coding sequence GTGAACTACCCCCAAATTGTCATCACCATGAATGAAATCTTTCATATTATAAGTTTATTTTATCCCCAAATCATCATTGGATGTGTGTTAGGTGTATTTTTAAGTATACTTGGGATTCTACTCGTCTTAAGAAACTTGACTTTCTTTGGTCTTACGCTTTCCCAAGCTGTAAGTTTTTCGGTTGCACTTTCTCTCTTTCTCGATTGGCAGTCGGATTTTGCACCGATGGTTTTTTCATGCATCCTAATTCTTCCCATCATTTGGGCAAAAAACCTAACAAGTTTAAAAGAGGATGTTGTTTTAGGAATTTTGTTTGTATTGTTTTCTTCATTTTCTCAAATCCTCCTTTCCTTAGGTGGAAATGTTCAAAATCACCTTCTAGCCTCTTTTTTTGGTGACATCCTTACCTCGCAAGTAAAGTTATCTTCTTGGAATTTTTTAACTGTTTGTTTGGCATTTTTTCTTTATCTTTCATTTTTTAGGCGATTTCTCTTTATCAGTTTTGATCGAGATCATTATCAAATCCAAGTTGGAAATCCTTTGTCATATGATATTTTCTTTTATTTCATTCTAACACTTGCAATCACTGTAACCGTAAACCTACTAGGCTCCTTTTATTCTATCGCACACCTTTTGATCCCTATGTTTACTTTTTACGCATTCTCTCGGTCTTTAAAAGTTTTGGCATTGCTATCGGCAGGCTTTTCATTCTTATCTACCCTGATTGGGTTTTCATTAAGTTTAACGGGAATTCAGGTGAATGGTACGGAGGTTTACTTTCCGACATCCTCATTGATCATACTTTTTATGGGGACAACGAGTTTTCTTATCTTACTTTTTCGTCGAATATTTCTTCCTACCTAA
- a CDS encoding outer membrane lipoprotein-sorting protein: MRKILPLLFLLPLFFSGEPLRSQENTLSAQELLARLDKELDFGKGLVKGTYTLIRRNGQSETWKMNRFFNGEDALYLFDRKGRGLEAKLLSKEEGENVYFFNVLSAKLFRKTDDEKYESLMGTGFFYVDLSGYSYQANYNPLMNSDLEIAGETFYRVALKPILPYFYKKLVLLVSKKDLKPQRIDFHDKDGILFKTLNLKYGSVKIKEVGKVEDVDKVARWEMLDLNSGSITVWEVQEVDKTVNPDASLFAVDNLGR, encoded by the coding sequence ATGCGAAAAATCCTCCCACTGCTATTTCTACTCCCTCTCTTTTTTTCTGGAGAACCTCTTCGTTCACAAGAAAACACTCTATCCGCGCAAGAGTTACTGGCGAGGCTAGATAAAGAATTGGACTTTGGCAAAGGTCTTGTCAAAGGTACCTATACTTTGATCCGAAGAAATGGTCAGTCGGAAACTTGGAAGATGAATCGATTTTTCAACGGGGAAGATGCTCTCTATCTCTTTGACAGAAAGGGAAGGGGACTAGAAGCCAAATTACTTTCCAAGGAAGAAGGTGAAAACGTTTACTTTTTTAATGTTCTCTCTGCAAAGCTATTTCGCAAAACAGATGATGAAAAGTATGAATCTCTAATGGGGACTGGTTTTTTCTATGTGGACCTTTCTGGATATTCCTACCAGGCCAATTACAACCCTCTCATGAACTCCGACTTAGAAATTGCTGGAGAGACATTTTACCGTGTGGCATTGAAACCCATCCTTCCCTATTTCTATAAAAAGTTAGTCCTTTTAGTAAGCAAAAAAGACCTCAAACCTCAAAGGATAGACTTTCATGATAAAGATGGAATTCTTTTCAAAACGCTGAACCTTAAATATGGATCAGTGAAGATCAAAGAAGTTGGAAAGGTTGAGGATGTTGATAAAGTTGCACGTTGGGAAATGTTAGATTTGAATTCAGGTAGCATTACGGTCTGGGAAGTACAGGAAGTCGACAAAACAGTAAACCCAGATGCCTCTCTCTTTGCCGTTGATAATTTAGGTCGATGA
- the guaB gene encoding IMP dehydrogenase, giving the protein MSNHSPFGIELFDGVSGEELFSVNMGLTYRDFLVLPGYIDFNPSDVELETKLSKNISLKRPLMSSPMDTVTETDMAIAQALMGGIGIIHYNNSLDEQVELVKKVKRYENGFIKDPILLSPEHTIADLDAIKEKHGFSGIPITEDGTQSGKLVGMVTNRDVDFEPNRSTKLGKVMTKDLITASQGISLKEANDILRTSKKGKLPIVDTQGRLVALICRSDLKKNKEFPYASKDDSKKLRVGAAISTLPESRDRVAALSAVGVDVITIDSAQGNSSYQIEMIQFIKKNYPTIDIIAGNVVTQGQAANLIAAGADGLRIGMGPGSICITQDTMAVGRAQATAVFKTAQYAAKHNVPVIADGGISNIGDIANALAIGASMCMMGSMFAGTKEAPGEYFYENGIRLKKYRGMASLEAMNKGGDKRYFSESQKIKVAQGVSGYVVDKGSVLNLIPYLIQGLRQSFQDMGYRTIPELHSALRQGKLRFERRTESAQAQGSVHGLYSYTKPSMRVE; this is encoded by the coding sequence ATGTCAAATCACAGCCCATTCGGGATCGAACTCTTTGACGGAGTGAGTGGCGAGGAACTATTTTCAGTAAATATGGGCCTCACATACCGAGACTTTTTGGTTTTACCAGGCTATATCGATTTCAATCCGAGCGATGTCGAACTAGAAACCAAACTCAGCAAAAATATTTCCCTAAAACGACCTCTCATGAGCTCCCCTATGGATACGGTTACGGAAACCGATATGGCGATTGCCCAAGCATTGATGGGAGGAATTGGAATCATCCATTATAACAACAGTTTGGATGAGCAAGTGGAACTGGTTAAAAAAGTAAAGCGTTACGAAAATGGATTCATAAAAGACCCTATTCTTCTCTCACCTGAACATACGATTGCAGATTTAGATGCCATCAAAGAAAAACACGGCTTTAGCGGTATTCCCATTACAGAAGATGGAACCCAATCCGGAAAATTAGTGGGTATGGTCACCAACCGAGATGTGGACTTTGAACCAAACCGAAGCACAAAATTGGGAAAGGTGATGACAAAGGATCTCATCACTGCCTCTCAGGGAATTAGTTTAAAAGAAGCGAATGATATATTAAGAACGAGCAAAAAAGGAAAACTACCAATTGTGGACACTCAAGGTAGATTGGTTGCATTGATTTGCCGTAGCGACCTAAAAAAGAATAAAGAATTTCCATATGCGTCCAAAGACGACAGCAAAAAATTAAGAGTTGGTGCTGCGATTTCCACACTGCCTGAGTCTCGCGACCGAGTTGCCGCCTTATCTGCAGTAGGTGTTGATGTAATCACAATTGATTCTGCCCAAGGCAATTCCTCATATCAAATTGAGATGATTCAATTCATCAAAAAAAATTACCCTACGATTGATATCATAGCAGGCAATGTCGTCACCCAAGGACAGGCAGCCAATCTGATTGCGGCGGGGGCTGATGGCCTTCGCATTGGAATGGGTCCAGGTTCAATTTGCATCACGCAAGATACTATGGCAGTGGGGAGAGCCCAAGCAACGGCAGTTTTCAAAACAGCTCAATACGCGGCCAAACACAATGTTCCGGTCATTGCGGATGGTGGTATCTCAAACATTGGGGACATCGCAAATGCTTTGGCCATTGGGGCTTCCATGTGTATGATGGGCTCTATGTTTGCGGGTACAAAAGAAGCCCCCGGTGAGTATTTTTATGAGAATGGAATTCGTCTAAAAAAATACCGTGGTATGGCAAGTTTGGAAGCAATGAATAAAGGAGGAGACAAACGCTATTTCTCAGAATCCCAAAAGATCAAAGTGGCACAAGGTGTCTCTGGTTATGTTGTGGATAAAGGAAGTGTTCTAAATTTGATCCCTTACCTCATCCAAGGCCTTCGCCAATCCTTCCAGGACATGGGATACCGCACCATTCCAGAATTGCATTCAGCCCTTCGCCAAGGCAAACTACGTTTCGAACGACGAACAGAATCGGCCCAAGCGCAAGGTTCTGTACACGGTCTCTACTCTTACACAAAACCATCCATGAGAGTCGAGTAA
- a CDS encoding class I SAM-dependent methyltransferase, producing the protein MGIIPCNNCQQLSFAFILQKESPLGEIFSVVRCHSCGLVQVNPQPSPQEVLKYYNDSYFTQRTDRGYDNYYSDELRKEISRVFRLNLQDLGFFSWETEYRKQNKELRSLDIGCAAGYFVDFMKQKSYTAEGIEVAEGPVRFARETLGLHIHQEDFLDWDPSYQQKYDLITLWATIEHLHKPKETLQKIHKHLNPGGLLIVSTCRYGILAKSKGIDWRYLNVPEHLYYYSMRGLSNQIQEIGFELKKYISYGSGMTTKKGAGLWFKTKKAILDRLVKWTNQGDMMAISAIKP; encoded by the coding sequence ATGGGAATAATTCCGTGCAACAATTGCCAACAGCTATCCTTTGCATTCATCCTACAAAAAGAAAGCCCTCTCGGCGAAATTTTTTCGGTAGTCCGATGTCACTCTTGCGGTCTCGTACAAGTAAACCCACAGCCAAGCCCACAAGAAGTCTTAAAATACTATAACGACAGTTATTTCACCCAAAGGACAGACCGCGGCTATGATAATTATTATTCGGATGAACTAAGAAAAGAAATCTCAAGGGTCTTTCGACTCAATTTACAAGACCTTGGTTTTTTCTCTTGGGAAACAGAGTATCGCAAACAAAACAAAGAATTGCGTTCTCTAGACATTGGATGTGCGGCAGGTTACTTTGTGGATTTTATGAAACAAAAAAGCTATACTGCCGAAGGGATCGAAGTTGCTGAAGGCCCCGTAAGATTTGCTAGGGAAACATTAGGGCTACACATTCACCAGGAAGATTTTTTGGACTGGGACCCAAGCTACCAACAAAAATATGACCTCATAACACTTTGGGCAACGATTGAGCACCTCCATAAACCAAAAGAAACCTTGCAAAAAATACATAAGCACCTCAATCCAGGGGGCCTCCTGATCGTATCTACCTGTCGCTATGGTATATTGGCAAAATCCAAAGGTATCGATTGGCGGTATTTGAATGTGCCAGAACATCTCTATTACTATTCAATGCGAGGGCTAAGCAATCAAATCCAAGAGATAGGATTTGAGCTGAAGAAATACATAAGCTATGGAAGTGGTATGACTACTAAAAAGGGAGCAGGTCTATGGTTTAAAACCAAAAAAGCAATACTGGATCGATTGGTTAAGTGGACAAACCAAGGTGATATGATGGCAATCTCAGCAATCAAGCCCTAA